CCAGCATGTGGGCAGCACCCTGTGCCTTGTGAAGAATGGAAAAAGCACCCAAAACTTTGCATACCCAGTCATGGGGAGTTTTCTGAAGGGCAGCCCTGGCGAGAGCTCACATATCTGCCAGATTTGCTGTGAAATCTTTAGGATTCTGTCATTAATTTTATCTTTAGTTATTATGATGAGAGTAACAGGAATGCAGAGATGGACACACTCATGAAAGCATGGTTTGGGGCAGCAGCGTACAGTGATGTAGCCTGTGACTTGTTCATCATTGCAAACCATGAGATGCTGGACCAACCGAGAACACAGTCCCTTGCTCTGCATGTTGCCCACAGTCTCCGAAAGAAAAATCCTCCTAGAAATCACAAACATGTCTCCTGTTTCCCACAACTCAGGTAATGGTGTCTGAGGTATAATCCCCACAATCCCCCTGAGGGTTTAGCTTTTTCCTGGGTGAATACCAATGAGGAAGAGACCTAGAATAGCACAGCCACTATCTCCGTAAGGGATATGCTATAAACACAAGTGATACCCAACAGTGTATAAGCAGTAGTGAAATGTTCCCTATATACACAGTAAAAAGAGCAAGTAAAACATTCTTAGGCAGAAACAAGTAATGTTACATTAACGTCATCCTCCAGGGAGTTATTCTTGGCAGACACACCTAATTCATTTGAGGCTGAATTACCTTATAATGCTAGTTCAAGGAATATTTTTAGCAAGTAATATGAATTagtatataaaaacagaaaaaaatgcagttcaatatatgtatatatgtattgcAGGAGAGCTAAATTCCTATAAATAAACTACATGGATTAGCTAAACAGTCTACTCCTTATTTAATCTGCCTTAGGTTCAGAAGAATCAGTTTGGGATGCAGTAcatgtttctttgcatttactCATTGCATTTATCCTCTTGTTGTGTAATGTCACTAATTTCCTTActttaatgttaaaatttacagaatatattttccGTCAATTTTCTTTGacagaatttaaacaaaaactgtgtCTCAGCTGCTCCTTTAGAAAATGCTACTTTTTCTAGTACCTCTGCAACAATTTCATTCAGAAGGACAATGGTATTGTATGGGCCAATAACAGAAGCTGGAAGACAGAAATCCTTTTCCCACTTCTGCTCCTCCTCTTGGTTTGTAATGTATGTTGATTCAGTACTTCTGTGTCCAGGTTGGTCAACTAGGAGTCAAGAATGTGGAGGATCAATGGATGAAGTATCTTGAATAACCTTAGCATTTACATCACTGATATTTGGTAGTATTTCCAAAGTACCTATTGCCTGAACTCTTTGTGACCTTGATTGCTGGTTGACACTGTCAACAGCTTCAAAATTACAAGTGAAAAGGATAAACAGTCTAATAGGATAGTGCCAGTTTCTCTCTGCAGAAATCATGAGGGATAAATTACTTGTGAATTCTTTGTGTCAATTTCTACTTGCCACACCCATGTGGTACCAAAATgatgacaaaaacaaatgctCTTTTGTAAAACCTTTacttatataaataatatgcaCCATATCAGACAAATATACAACACAATGTTTGCAAATTAATGCTTTGCAAAGAGCTCTCACTGCTATTCCTGGTCCAAATTCCTCAAGCTGAGAGTGCCTCAGGAGCCTGAAGTTTTACAAAGTTTGTGCTGCACTGAGCTCTGACCTCTCAGAGCAAGAGGCACTGTGGGTGAAGAGCTGTGCACTGCCCTCCTGCTGGCTCGTCACCAGAGGAGGCACTGGGAAGAGTGACAGGGGAACCTGAAGCCATACCAAGGAAGAGGAACAGGGTGGAACAGAGAACTCACAGCCATAATGAAGGAAATGGCAGAGCACCTCCAGAGCATGGGACCACACCGTTAGCCCTAATAAAGCTTGAAGAGGTTGGACTGCAGGGGACGATCCATCTGCAATTTAGGTAGTGGGAAGGTTGGAGATGAGTTGCTGTGTACTATGAACCAACATCTTCAGCTTAGTAAGGATTATGTCTCCAGCACCAGGTGCTAATGGGGTCCCATTACGGAAACACAGTGATTGTCAGACAGGAGAATGGATTGATTTTGCCCCCTAATAAAGGTTTCTACAGGCTGTATAGCTTTGCtcataactgttttttttttttttttttctggtcagcTCTCAGTCCTATCACCAACTAGCCATATATAGCTGTATTATGGGCAATAAAAGGCCTGTAAAGACAGAGGACTGTAGGAGTGTTAAGGTGCCTCCAGCGGAGGACAgttggctggggagggagcatAGTGCAGGTCTGACCTAGGAAGAACTGCTCAGTGGATGGAAAGAATTCCAGTAGCGAGACCTGTGGtgctcctccctgcagcatgtCAAGAAACAGATAGTGCCTGATGTAGACACCAGTACACCATCCAGAATGCCACAGTCTCATCCTACAAGAATGAGAAATTAAGTCTGAGGGACTATGCAATGTGGaaatgaattttgctttctggtAGATATATGATGGAAAAACATTGCTGTGGTGAAGTGCCTTGGAGGCTCCTTTCCTGGCTGCATGAGAGGTCCACACACTGGTCAGTCCTGACACAGAGCTGTCATGGCTCTCAATGTAGTTAATAGGCATCAAGTGGACTTATGATTTCTGCGTGGGATATATCTTGCTGGGCATCCAGAATTGTAGCTCACACTTGAAAATTTTGGCTAGcaaatcttttgctttcattttaagtttttattgtCTAGTTTCAATGTGTCATAGGGCACAAAACCTGGATCCACAGTTACTGAAGCTCCCTCCTTTCTGGACAGGAGGCATTACAAGACCCAGGTCTGCACACAATCTACTTATGAGATCTGCTGGCTTCAAGCAAGGTTTTCAAGCTCAGCTGCCTGAGCTGTCCAGGACTTGGTTCAATACCCTCAGTGGAGCTTCCCAATAACTGGCCAATTTGGCTGTTCGGGTGTAGGCTATACCACTTAAATGCTGATGATTTTCACATTCCTATCCACATCCAGAAGGATAAATAAACCAGTTCACAAGGGAGGACATATACAGAGCAGCTCAGTGTAGTGCACCTCTAAGAGCAAAAGACACGCTCCCCAAAGCCCTGGTGATTTTTGCAGATCAGTGTGATGCCAGTGAACACAGTCACGCAAAGAGCTTTGCAGCCAAACCCAAAACTCAATATAGTGGGCCACCTGAATTAGCTCTAAAGGGACCAAGGAAGGGCAAATAACTCCCTGGCAATGTCACTGCAGTCCCGGATATTCCCAGCTAGCAATGGATGAGGTGTGAATCTCAGGGAATGTGTCTTCAGAAGATCAGCctaattttcctttgaaatgaaaaagtaagGATAGTCTTATCTCTGGACACAGggctggaaggaagagagatggaaagagggaagaagagaaagacatGTTGTGAAGTAAGAGTTGAAAAATCAAAGATCGAGTGTTTGTTGTAGTCTTCTGATTGCTGATGACTTTCGCTTCAAAGTCCCAGAGTTTTAAAGGCATCTCGTAAATCATCTACTTCGTACAGTGGCTGTAGAACAAAATATAAGTGATAGATCAGTTATCAAGTGAGCAGAAGACCATAAaaatggggaaggagaaaagaatggCATGAGATGGGGTGAGAggtggaagaagggaagaagggatgAGAGGGGATATGAAGGAAGATGGGAGAAAGAGGTATGAAGGACATGAAAAGTGAAGACTcaggaaagaatgaaatgacAAATGCTCTTGCTGGacagcaagagcagagcaggactatagcaaggaagagaggaagaaactgAGGGGAAGAGGCACTGGAAGGAGAAGAATTGGTCCTCACCAGGAGGATCCGTCGGAGTTTCCTGGACAGATGGACAGCGTTTTCATGCAGTCCTTCCCAGGctttgaaggtcttttcccTGTTCTCCACAAATGTGTTCCAGCAGTAGAAGTAATCTGCGCAAGGCACAGGGGAGTTAAAGAGTGCTCAAGGCCGCCCCAGAGAAGACACTGACCTTTCCTAGGTTCAGTAAATCATCATATCCTGTGAtcatcttcccttctccctAATCCTCCATAGCTTTCAGTCGTCTTCTTTCACCCTTCCCACCTTACCTTTGAAGGTCATGATGGCGATTTGGGCCCCAGCCCGATGCAGGCGCCGTAGCCCCTCGGGCTCTGCCTTGCGGTCCTCACAGAAGTAGAGGCGGGCAGTGAAGATACGCAGGGTCAGGTTGGGGTAGGCGCGCAGGAAGTCAGCCACGTGTCGGGCGCAGTCGTAACAGGGGCTCCAGGAGGTGAACCAGGTGATGCGGTAGCAGCGGCCTGGGTCCAGGTCCCAGGCTGAGATGTAGCGTAGGAAGAGAACCTCCACGTGGCAGCCCATCTtagggaaagagggagaggggcAAAGCGTGAGGCAGGGGTGAAGAAGGCTGCAAGAGGGGCAAGGAAGAAGGTGTGAACTGAGCGGGATGTGAGGGGAGGATGGACAAGGTGGGGGACGGGTCTTATGGTCAGCGCGCAGAGGAAGAGGGCACAGTGGTACCGGAGTGGAAGGCTGGCTAGAAAAATGCAGGGACACGCTACAAGAGGCTCCTGTGGGAGCTAGGAAGGAAAACTGAGGTACTGATAAAGCAGCAAGGACTGCAGATGTCTTGCTAGCAGTACAGTCTGAGCTAGTATGAGTTACAGATTTACCTGGAGGCTGCATCCCCCAAATGTTATGTACCAGTGCAGTGCCTATTCTTGTGGACATGTGTCAGATCAGGTGCTGCCTCTTGCAGCCCTTCTTTCCCTGTTACCCTAGGCAAATGAGCTGCATGTACCTCAGCATGGATATAAGAGTAGGATGCCAAGGTGTTCCCTGTACCTTGTTACGCAGGTACCCAAAGTCCAGGGAGCACGATGTGGCACTGTCACGGCGCTTCACAACATAACAGAGGTAGGTTTCACGACGGCCCTTGGCCCAGCGCAGGTTCTTGAAGTTGTAGAGGAAAAGTTTCCTCTTCATCAGGAGACTGTAGGAGAAGACAAGAGACAATTTACATTAGCCCCACGTTgcagccagcaattggccatGTCTATGTCAGGtgctcagcaacaaaaatatcTCCATGAAGTCCAGGCCCTTCAGTGAGAGAAAAACACCAGCAATTTGCATGCAATATGTTAGGGAAAGGGTGCAGACGTGACTGTGGGGATGAAGCAGGTGACCTAGCAAGTGGAAACAGTAAGTGAATTAGCAATGATTAGTCAAACAGCAACCATGGCTAAGTGCAGTGTGAAAGTATCTGCAAATATCCAAAAGATGGACACCAATGAGAGCAAAGGATGAAAGTGCCTGAGAAGAGTTGATCTCGGGAGATGGGAGGGTCTGGAATTCAGTCATCAAGATATattctttctgctgttgaaaCCCTGAAAATCATTGGGTCAAAGGAAGGATCAAATTGAAGCCTCTTTAGAGAATACTGGACAGAGTTTCTTCCCAGCATTGCCCAAAGGAAGAACATGTCTGAAAGTGTTCAGGGCTAGAGATTAAAAGCTAGGATAGGTTGCCATATCCTAACTGACAGAAATAAACAGTAGGGTAGGTATGCTGACACATCTCCAGAGGCAAGTACCATTCCCATGTTAGGCAAGCACAGAGATTGGCAAAGGATGGTTCCCATGCTAGAGATCCTGTTGGGGAGAGGTAATAGGAGCATGGGGAGAGTAAAATAGTCATGAACATTAACAAAAAGCCTTACTGCCAAGTGAAGGTACATAGGCAGATGAGAACAGCTGTGTTCACTGAGGTAAGATATTCACCTCCCccacagcaatgcaaaacagaagtgaacgggttaaaaataatcacatcCTTTGTCATCTTTTCCCTCTGGTAGGCTGGTGTTCAGCAGGGAGGTAGGGTCAGTGTAAGTGATACAGAGCTGAGTTTTCTGGAGGTCTCCAGTGAGGCGTGGAAAAGGGGAATTTAGGTTCGCTAGGAATTTCCTGGTTTATATCTGAGAGTCTCAGCAAGGAAAAATTCTTATACAAACATCCTTCATTTATTTCCCATTGTCACCACAAAACCTGAGCACAGCAGAGTGGTTAACTTCCAGATAAAGGTGGCAtcctctctgctcctccagaGGTTTGTCTCCATTGTGCACCCGCACACATGGTCGTTGCACTGTAGGTGCCAGTTCACAGTCACAGCCACCCTTTTACCTTTTGTTACTTTGTGCACatgttttgctgtcatttaGCCCTCCCCAGTGCACCTCTAGCACTCCCAGCTGAGACACTGCATTGCCAGAGAGTCACTTTCTTCCCTCAAAGCATTCTTGCTGCCTGATTGTCCTGCAGATAGGCAAGCCACTCACTTGCACACATCCTCTTTCCTGCCATGTGGCCCTCAGCTTGCAGTGCAAAGTAACCTGTCTTGCTCACATAGACagagcacaaacacacacatttatttatgcCATTCTTTATACGCACAAGTTCCTAGAGGAGTAGGTCATTTGTGAGCTGTGGCATGTCTCCTGCTAGAAGAAAGTCCATACAGAATACAAGGCCCTGCAGAGTCCTGCGCACACTCAAAGTGCAAAGCATCCCTACTGAGCAGGTTATTCAGCAAATCAATAGCCCCAGGCAGTTCTTGGAGGTCTGTCCTGTAAGCACTGCCCCAGGCTTGCTCTGCTGGGCTTGCAAGTTGTCAGGAGTAGAGTACATACTGATCCTGCTGAACTTCATCACACCTTTCTCTGACAGTTcacattgtgtgtgtgtttcccctgcccatttttctctcttgcactgTATGTTCTCCatcatactttttttatttgtttcacaCTGGTATATCTCACACTTAGCGCAGCCTCATTTCCTACCACCTCATATTCATCTTGCTTCCCTGTCTGTGTGTACTTATGaacatatgtgtatattttctAACACAAGCacacccaccaccaccacacatcCCATTCATCCACTCACAAAACTATTGCCCAGTGGTTTGTCTCAGGCTTCTCCCTTTTAGATGGGTGTTATCAGACAGATGTGGGGGAGACTCTCCCTCCTTGTAGAAGTGTTGGAGAGCAGACATCCCTTCTTTTGTGACAGATCCTCAGGTGGTTCAGATAGGATAGCCCAGACAATCACATGTGTATGACAGGCCAGAGGGTTGCAAAGCTCTTAGCTGGGGTATGTATggcacaacagcagaaaatagagCAGAGGAATGGTGAAAAATGCAATCACTTCTAGAAGAACCACACAAGCCAGgtgaaaaacaattaaaattatgGTGATATTTCATCAAAACCTgcatggaaaaatgcttttaaacacaACCAAAAGTTTAGGAAAAACAGGCTttcccttttatctttttttttttgtttttaattttgcacaaaaatatttgctttcaaaatatttctgattttccttcccATTGTCCTTTTCCTCACATCTTCCAATTTTTCTCAATTCAATGGTTTTGAATGTGGTTGCAAAGAACAACGAAGAATGAGAAATGACcaccaaaaaaaggaaaatatggtaATGATCACTTGGGTTATTTTTCAGTGTCAGGACAAAGTAAAGACAGTGCAAGAAAATTTTGAGTCACAGAAGCCATATGTGCAACTAAAAATGTTCATTAACATCagttcctgtttttccttctctctggaATTGACCATCCCCAGGGATTTTCACCATGAAGGATTTCAGAACATGACTGGTAGGAGAAGTATGAATGAACAGGTGTTACAGAGAGCAACTGTGCAGATCTGCAGCTAGGCACAAAGGGCTGGTTACATGTGAAATTTCTATAGCTGTTGCATAGTTCAAAGGGAAACAGCAAAGTCACAGGAGTTGTGATTATACTCAGGCACTGAAGAATTTGACTGAGCAGAGACCTTCCTTACAAATAAAGATTCATGAATCCAGTCCTGAAATCAGAGTGAAGGCCCCTGAGAGTGTGAATGATATGCAACAGTGGAGAGTGATTTCAGTGGTAATTAGCTTGCAGCATAATTGAAGTGCAAGTAGAGGAATCCAATGCTGGAACTGTCTGTGCCTAGGAGCACAAGGGTTATAGCAGTAGAAACATAATAAGGCAGAAATCTGATGTAAGATAGAGAACAGGTGTAAAGAGAGAAGAGTAGGCAGAGATCGAGATGCTTATGCAGATAATATCTGAatgttcatctttcttttttgttgttgtttgttttttttgtttgtttctagaaaagagaatgaaaagaaacagagaatagTCACGAGAAAGAGAAATgatagaaagggaaaataattcagGGTGGTAGACAGTCATAGAGAGAAAGAGTGATGGGGACAGAGAGATGTAAGGACAGGATGGGAAGTTAGATCGCTGAGTCAGAcggagaaagggaaagggacaGTAAGCACCAAATGGACAGCAGGTTAATTCTAAGAGAAAGACCCTGATTTCTTCTGTCAGCAAGAAACTGAAGGCACTCATTTTACCTGTCCATGACTGTCAGGTTCTCTCTCAGGTGATGGGGTCGTCTCACAGGCTCCGTCTGCACAGTCCTCTGACTTGGTGCACAGAAATGTGGACTGCCCTGTATGACCCCTCCTCATTCACCACTATCTAACCCCTGCCAGATTTCGGTGGGGTGTGGTGAGGGGAGGAGTTAGAAAGGTCTCTGGAACTGCAGGAGCCAAAGAGCAAAGGGTTAAAGTGTGAAGGGGCACCAGTTCTGAAAGATGCTCTGCACTCATTGGCCACCTCCCCTCATTGCACTTGCCATTGGGTCCTCCCAGCCTGCAAAATTATGCTGAATTAATATCAATAACATAACAAGGCAGGAAGCATTGTCTAGTGGTTAGAGAGGGGCCTGGGAGCTGTGTACCACTAACGTGAATGTGGGCAAAAACCACACTATCCCTCTGGGCCTTTGCTCATGCAGCTGTGCCGTGAAGATGATGACGCTGGTCTACACCAGTGTCACGGCCACCCTGCGTGCTGCCTGCTGCGTGTCCAGGGGGAAGGAGCTCAGGGAACATGAAACTGTTGGTGCACTCCCTGCCATCTCCTCCATTTCCTCTGGCAAGTCCTAGCAGCTGCTTGGCAGCACGTGGCAGCACCAAAGCTGAGGGTGAGGGGGATCTAGCTCGTGGGACAGGCATGGGTGTAGTGAGCAGAAATGGAGCGTGTGGCCCTAGTGTAATGCTTGAAT
This is a stretch of genomic DNA from Cygnus atratus isolate AKBS03 ecotype Queensland, Australia chromosome 1, CAtr_DNAZoo_HiC_assembly, whole genome shotgun sequence. It encodes these proteins:
- the AICDA gene encoding single-stranded DNA cytosine deaminase; its protein translation is MDSLLMKRKLFLYNFKNLRWAKGRRETYLCYVVKRRDSATSCSLDFGYLRNKMGCHVEVLFLRYISAWDLDPGRCYRITWFTSWSPCYDCARHVADFLRAYPNLTLRIFTARLYFCEDRKAEPEGLRRLHRAGAQIAIMTFKDYFYCWNTFVENREKTFKAWEGLHENAVHLSRKLRRILLPLYEVDDLRDAFKTLGL